gggaaactgaggcacggagcagggaagTGGCTCGCTCATGGGCCCCCAGCAGGCCCAGGGGTTGTGCTAGGAATAGGATTCGGGTGGCCAGTGCTCTAACCCCTCGGCCATGCTCCCTCCTGCCTGCATCATATTCCCCAGCCAGCAGGCCCCAGCTACCTCCCTGGGGCTCTTGCTTTTCTTAAGGCCAGCCTGAAGTGACTCGAAGAACCGCTGGCAGCTTTGGAGCAGAAGGAAAGGTTAAACGAAACGGGCCAGTCACGCGAGTCGTTCACAGCTGAGGAACGGGACGTAGGACAGGCACGGGAAGCCAAAAAATCTCACAGAGACACAGGCGTGGGGGACCAGGTGACCTAAAATAGTTTGGCTCTCACTGCGTGGCCGGCTGTGAGCCTTTAATGTCTCTAGGGAACAGAGAGACGCCGCTCAGGCTGTACGGTACTGTTTAGTTGAACCTTGGTCCAAAGCAGCTGATTGTGTAAGGCCCCCGGCCCTCTGCATTAAAAGTCTGCAGGCATCTACGCCGCTCATTGGTGTCACCCCAACCTACACCCCCCTagcatcccccccacacacattattaatttcaatgggaatgaggcacctaaatccattCCAGGAGCCAGGCCAAACCCTCTGAGCACGGGCAGCGGTGCCTCCATATTCAATGCGATGGCTCATGCTTTGGCTTGCAACCATTACCAGCAGCTCAAGGGGCCGGCGAAGGCCCCAGAAAGGCGAAGGCATGCCGCAGCCACCGGCGATCTCGCTGTGCCGGGTGGCAGACGATCGCACAGGCTGGTGCGGAGCGTGGTCGGGGCACAGCAGGTGAACGGAGAAGGGGGTGAGCCTGGAGGAGCAAGGAGGGGGGGTGGTACCTCTCAGTGCAGCCGTGGGGGCGACCCAGCTGAAGCCCTGTTCTGATGGTCGCCCTTCAGCAGGGCTGTGGACACGTGGGGCCAGACAGGGCTGCCCCATCCCAGCCTGGCTCTTACCTGTGGCTAGAAGAGCTCAGGAAATAGGCCTCTGGCAGCTGCTCTGAGTCTACACAACGCAAGAGAGAAAGTGCTGGCAATCCCACCGGGCGGGCGGGAGGAGCAGTCGCTTTCGGGAGCACCCAGAGCTCCCCCTGCacaagtcaggactcctgggttccatccctggctctgggcgAGGAGTGCAGTcccgtggttagagcaggggcactGGGTTGGTAAGCTCAGCCTTGAGGGCCAGGCGTTCCTGTTGtcacccccacctccctctgcCCCGCTTGTCTGTGCCAGGTACAGACGAGCGAGGCAGATGCCTTCTAGGGGGCACTCTCCCTTTACCCCCTCCGCCATGgaatttgttccccttttaacCACATTGGGTCCTGGATGCCTGGGTCCCGTGTAGGCAGCGGCCATGGTTCTGTAGCAGGGGGCGTGCTAACAAAATAATCGCATGCACGAGATTCAGTAGATCCTTCCCGAGGACTTTATTCTGGTGACAGGGCCCCTGATTTCCAGCTTTCCCCGGGGCTCTCTGCTGCTGAGCCACAAGaccctccaaccccacccccaccaccagtcaggggcaggggtcccgtggGTTcttctggttcggagggaagtaGAAGACGCGTCTCTGGTTTTCGCAGGGCCGGTAGGGGGAGAAATCCCAGGCTCCCTCCTCCAGGCACCCAGCAGAGAAGTTGCTGAAGAGCGAGACCTTGAGCTGCACCAGGACCTGGCGGGCCTGTGGCAcagtgggagggaagaagggtgGTGAGGCATAGAACTGAGGAGCAGAAGTAAAAGCTTTGCCATGCACCGACCTgcggaactccctgctgcaggagggccagatcctctcaTAGTTTCAGCAGAGGCCCCGGAGGCTCAACAAAAACACACAGCCCTACTCAGCCCCACGGCCCCATTTTCTGTGACCCCAAGCTCCTGCTCGGCCCCAGCACCCACAAtctccctgcccaacccccatgtcCCATTCTCTGTTACCCAGTATCCCCTGGGGCTCTGCCCAACCCCAGCACctcagcctctgttttccagagtGCCTCATAGGCTCTGCTCTCACCCAGCGCCCCATTGTTTATTACCCAGAATCCCTGGTGGTTCCTACCTTACCCCACAGCTGTTGCCCACAGGCCCCTGGAGAGCGCGAGAAAGGCACCCACCTGGCGGTCGGTCACACACTGCAGCTCATGCTCCTTCCCCAGGACGGGCACCAAAGCCTCCTGGAGGGTGTGGAGCTGTGGAGGCAGGATGGGACAGGTCAGCAAGCAGGACACCGCAGAGGTGATGGGGGTGGGAGTTCCCCCCTCCACAAACCATCCTCCGCCAAGGGCAAACCCAGCTGGAAAAGGCCAGGGATCCCAAGGGGCGGGATGAGCTGAGCCCCTCACACCAGGGACGGGGCCCTAGGGAGTCTGTGGGGCAGGCGCGCTCGGGAGTACCTGGTAGCTGTGATTGCAGGACGGGAGGATCCCGGCTCTCTGGAATGCTCTGTGCGAAAGGGAAAGGAATTGGGGTCAgacggaggggcagggggaggtaaAATCACCCCACGACCCCAGCACTGCAGTGCCACCAGAATACCAGCCTCCTCCATGAGCCTCGACCCCACCCCATAGAGCACTGCCCGGAGAGAGGGAGCCCCACCTTCCCCATAGACAGAACCACCCCCCGACAGAGACCCTATTCACCCCATAAACATccccctgagagagagagtgctgaACTGTAGATCGCCCTGCTATAGCTCCCCCGAGAGACCCCAGGACTGTACATCGATCCCCGAGAGAAAGCCAGACCCCTGTTACAGATTGTCCCAACCCCAGACTGTACAGCCCCCTAAAAGAGAGATCCCCAACACTGAGCTCCCCTCACTATAATCCCCCAACACGGAGAGAATCCCCGCAACACTGAGGGATCCCCCAACACTGAGGGATCCCCTCACTATAGATCCCCCAACACTGAGCGATCCCCTCCATACAGAGCTCCACCCCCTAGATCCCTTCATGAGAGATCACCTGGGTAGATCCCCGTCTCCCCCATGAGGAATCCCAGTCGCGCAGCCCATAACCCAAAGCCAGTGAACGACCGAGCCCTTGCCCCGGTGGGAGCTTTGCTGTCaccaaggggtggggtggggttggaagTGTGCCCCCCCCCCTGCAGGGGGCTATTCTCCCTTGCTCTCCGGCCTGGCTGCCCGGCTCGCCCCGTGCCCGGCTCACCCGTCGACGTTGTACGTGGTGCGCAGGCCGAGGGCCGCCCCGAAGTACTTGCTGGGGGAGCTCAAGGCCTCCATGCACCCAGCGCAGGTCCCGTGCTTCTGCCACTCTTCCCtcctgtggcggggggggggggaaataaatgcCCATGAGTCAgtcacatccccccctcccccaggccccatgctgggaatccaggctgggggggggggcagtgggatcTGCCAGCCATGACACCCGACCCTATAGGGCAGCCTCCACACTCCCACCTGTGCCTATGGCCTCTTGAGCATCCTCTCTGCGGCCTCCCCACTACTCTGCCCCCCAGCTTtctcccctgcagcttccccccccagctccctcccctgcgGTGCTCCCCCCCCAACGCTTTCTCCCTGCAGCTTGCCCCATTTCCCACCCCGGTCTCAGCTCTAACCTCCCCCCACACGTCCACAGCGGATCCCCCCTggatcccctcccctccaccaccaACCCAGCCGCTCCTCCCCCTGATGGGCctgagattcccccccccccaacactcccCGGCCACCCCACTCACCAGAATTTGAAGCTGCTGGCGTTGAGGAAGGTGGGCCAGTGCTGGGCCAGCTGCTGGGGCAGATCCTGGCGTAGGAGAGAAAAGCAGGTAAGGCTGAGAGGCCCCTCCCTTGTCCCGGgccggggagggagaggggtccCACAATTTGGCCCAGGGTCACCCTCCCCTGTACAGAGGAGACATCAGATCCAGCAGGCTGCACTCCAGCTCCATCCCCTCTGAGATGAGACCACAATCCATCAGTGCCCCCCAAGCCGGGGAAtcatcccttcctccccatcccccccgccAGGACTCCAAGAGGAGGCAGCAGCCCCCCACCAGTCTCTCAGCCACGTACCCCTAGGGTGGAGTCACATAAGGGGGGATTTAttctttccattcctcagatctaaccctcagccctgctctgcccgtATATGATTCAGGATCTGGAGCAGTTGGTCCCTTACCCACGGCTACCTAGGAGACTCCAGGAGAAGGGACTAGATTCCCCATGGCTTTGCATCCATTCACACCGGTACCTCTCTcagacatggggaaactgaggcacccggGGGGGAGACTTGGCccgcccaaggtcagacagggagtatgtggaagagccaggaacagaacccaggagtcctggctctcaacacccactctaaccactagactcccctcccctcccctcccagagctgggcagggaacccaggagtcctggctcccagccctgctgtggtTGGATCAGGACGTCTGGATGTGGGGTCAGCAGGGCATCACTTACCATCAGGTCAGAGGGgaagagctgccagcagctgcagcagttcATGACATTGCTGGGCCTGGGATCAAGGGGCACAGAGTCAGGGGAAAGGCCACTTTGACCCCCACGCCTCCCACCTGCCTCGAGGGGCGTCTCTCACCAGAGCCCGTGGATGGTCCAGCTGTCAGCAGACTCCGGGATGACACAGTCGAACCTCGGCCCTAGAGCCTCCAGGCAAAGGAACGGGGAAATGGTCACGTCCCAGTTTAGCCCACCACCCCTCACTGAGCTATTCCCactggaatcaggactcctgggttctatttccagctctgggaaggaagtggggtccagtggttagagcaggactcctgggtcctatccccagctcggggaagggagtggggtctagtggatagagcagggggctc
This is a stretch of genomic DNA from Chelonia mydas isolate rCheMyd1 chromosome 23, rCheMyd1.pri.v2, whole genome shotgun sequence. It encodes these proteins:
- the LOC114021596 gene encoding ribonuclease T2 isoform X3, whose protein sequence is MVRGAVLVFLWLAGAEMLWEEQVEQIGFCSWKCMKFVQMWPGSFCVDLPQQLAQHWPTFLNASSFKFWREEWQKHGTCAGCMEALSSPSKYFGAALGLRTTYNVDGAFQRAGILPSCNHSYQLHTLQEALVPVLGKEHELQCVTDRQARQVLVQLKVSLFSNFSAGCLEEGAWDFSPYRPCENQRRVFYFPPNQKNPRDPCP
- the LOC114021596 gene encoding ribonuclease T2 isoform X1 encodes the protein MVRGAVLVFLWLAGAEMLWEEQVEQIGFCSWKCMKFVQMWPGSFCVALGPRFDCVIPESADSWTIHGLWPSNVMNCCSCWQLFPSDLMDLPQQLAQHWPTFLNASSFKFWREEWQKHGTCAGCMEALSSPSKYFGAALGLRTTYNVDGAFQRAGILPSCNHSYQLHTLQEALVPVLGKEHELQCVTDRQARQVLVQLKVSLFSNFSAGCLEEGAWDFSPYRPCENQRRVFYFPPNQKNPRDPCP
- the LOC114021596 gene encoding ribonuclease T2-A isoform X2 — its product is MVRGAVLVFLWLAGAEMLWEEQVEQIGFCSWKCMKFVQMWPGSFCVALGPRFDCVIPESADSWTIHGLWPSNVMNCCSCWQLFPSDLMDLPQQLAQHWPTFLNASSFKFWREEWQKHGTCAGCMEALSSPSKYFGAALGLRTTYNVDGAFQRAGILPSCNHSYQLHTLQEALVPVLGKEHELQCVTDRQVGAFLALSRGLWATAVG